TATCCCGCCGCGGCGGGGATGCCGCTGCAATCGGGGCTAGAAAGTTCTTTCTGTTTTTCTTCCGAAGATTAACAAAAACTCTTTTTGGCGCTCGCTTCGCTCGCGCGCGCCAACTACTCTTCTTCCTTTTCCTCCCTCTACTTTAAATCCTCACGCGCCCCGACTTGAGCGCAGCTCTTTTTATAATTTTTGCAAAAAATTATAAAAAAGCGGGAGCGGAAGGCGGAAAAAGGCGCCCAAAGAATACTAGAACAAATCGTTCTCCGTAATACTTTTATCGTGTTTGGTATAATCTACCGGTCTTTTCGCGAAGAAATCGTCCATTGAATTGGCGAAAACCTCTTCCTCGAACCACACCATCGGCCGGTACTCATCACCCGAAACATTGTAACGGGTCTGCATCCCAATTTTTTTGAGGCTGTCGTCCACACGGTATTTCATAAAGTTGAGCAGATTCTCTTTTGATACATTGTCGATTTCGCCCATTTCGAAAATCCAGTCGAGGATTTCAGCTTCGAGCTCGATTGAATGGTCAACAAGTGTATAAATGTCTTCGATATCAGAATCAGTAAGCAGATCTGGCTGTTCTTCACGGATTTTATTGATCAGGTAAATCCCCGCGTTGGCGTGAATCTGCTCATCAACCGAAGTCCAGGCGATGATATTGGAGACATTTTTCATGTACCCTTTAAACCTTGTGAATGACAGAATAATTGCGAACTGCGAGAACAGCGACACGTTTTCAATTAAGATACTGAAAAGCAGAAGCGAAGAAACGTACTCTTTCGGTGTCGTTGAATTTGCGTGTTTTAGGACGTTCGACAGAAAATCAATTCTCTTCTTAATCGCAGGAATTTCTACCACATGGTTGAACGCATCGTTATAACCTAAAACTTCGAGCAAGCGTGAATAGGCTTCGGAATGGCGGAACTCGCATTCGGCAAAAGTAGATCCCAAACCGTTAAGTTCGGGTTTTGGTAAATGGTTATAAAGATTACCCCAGAAAGTTTTTACTGAAACTTCAATCTGCGCGATCGCTAAAAGTGCGTTTTTCACCGCGTTTTTTTCGTGCGGCTCGAGCTGCGACTGAAAATCCTGCACATCGGCCGTGAAATCTACTTCGGAATGAACCCAGAAGGATTTGTTGATGGCCTCCACAAATTGCATAATCTCCGGATATTCAAAGGGTTTATAACCTATTCTTTTATCAAAAATTCCCATAATTACTTCGGTTTTGTAAATAAATTTCAGCTTCCGCGCGCGGCGCAGATGTCGGACGGTAATTCACAAAAATAGAGATTTGGAACCTATGATAAAAGGAGGAATAAATAAAGGACTGACTGTAAGCTGCATAAGTTTTCCACAATGCCCCAAAGGCCGACCACAAAAGACATTGCCCCTGCACCGCATGATTTTTCGCCATTTTATGCGCTATACACGTTAAACAAAGATCAGCACAAATGTTTGTTCACAAGCGATTGAAGTTAAACAGTGCCTGATTTCGGAAAAACAAAAAAGCTGCCTGTAACAAATATTTACTTTCAGATACCTATAGTTAAATTCTTTCCGCCCAATGCTATTAATAAAGGACTTACATAAATCGTACGATACCGGCAAAAGTAAACTTCATGTTCTGAAGGGCATTAACCTCACAATTGATGAGGGTGAATTTGTATCAATCATGGGAAGTTCGGGTTCGGGAAAATCCACGCTTCTTAATATCATCGGAATTCTGGATGAAAAAGACTCGGGAATTTATGATCTGGACGGTATCGCGATTGAAGAACTGTCGGAAATAAAGGCAGCCGAGTACAGAAGCCGCTTCCTTGGTTTTATTTTCCAGTCGTTTAATCTCATTGGGTACAAGAATGCGCTTGAAAATGTTGCACTACCACTCTACTACCAAAATGTTTCGCGGAAAGAACGTAATAAGAAAGCCCTTGAATATCTGGAAAAAGTAGGGCTCGCGGAATGGGCAAATCACCTTCCTAATGAACTTTCGGGTGGACAGAAACAAAGAGTCGCCATTGCACGCGCACTGATCACTGACCCTAAAGTAATTCTGGCCGATGAGCCAACCGGCGCGCTGGATTCTAAAACAACCTACGACATCATGAAGCTTCTGCAGGAAATAAACCGCGAAGGCAAAACCATAATCGTCGTTACGCACGAGCCTGATGTTGCCGCCCAGACAAAAAGAAACGTCATCCTGAAAGACGGCATCATCGAAAGCGACGAATTCATTGCCCAAAAAGTGTTGGTATAAACAGGATCTTTAGTAAAAGTTAAGTAAAAACAATAAAAACCACCGCGGCGGAAAATCATTTTTCCGGATCTGCGTTCCATTGAAATATGTTTGATTTAGACCGTTGGAGAGAAATTTTTGAGTCAATTCGCAGTAATATATTGCGGACCGTGCTTTCCGGCTTCACGGTGGCGTTGGGACTCTACATCTTTATTGTGCTTTTCGGGATCGGTTCCGGGCTCAAAAATGCATTTACCGAAGGTTTCACACGGGATGCGGCCAATCTGATTTCCATATTTTCGGGCAAAACCTCGCTGGCTTACGGCGGATTACAGTCGGACCGGCAGATTGTACTTAAAAATGAAGACTTCGACAATGTGGTAGACAGCGATCCTGAAAAAGTGGAAAGCGCAACGCCACGATACTCCACCAACATGACCGTGAAATACGGCAAAGAAAGTGGCAGCTACCAGATCAGCGGTGCGAATCCCAACGAACAGATTATAGAAAACAGAGTTCTTACTGAAGGGCGTTACCTCAACAACCGTGACATGTCCGAAAAACATAATGTGGCCGTAATTGGAAGGATGGTTCAGCGCGACCTCATTAAAAACGGAAGCCCGATCGGCAAAGATCTCGCAATTAACGGAACCTTCTTTAAGGTAGTCGGCGTTTTTTCTGATGACGGTGGCGACTGGGATGAGCGGATGATTACGGTTCCGATTACCACACTTCAGCAACTCAAGAAAGGCTCGGATACCGTTAGTACAATCTTCGTGACTTATGATCAGAAGCTTTCGCCCGCACAAGCCATTGAATATGGTGAACAGCTGCAAAAACAACTTAAAGCCAAAAACAAAGTTTCTCCCGACGATGAACAGGGAATTATCGTGCGGAACAACGCCAAAAACATGGGCGACACCATACAGTTTCTGTTTATCATCACGCTAATCGTAGGATTTATCGGCATGGGAACACTGCTTGCCGGTATCATCGGCATCAGCAATATCATGGTGTATATCGTGAAAGAACGCACCCAGGAAATCGGTGTTAGAAAAGCGATTGGTGCAAAACCGGGCAGCATTGTTGGACTCATTATGCAGGAAAGCGTTGTGATTACTGTGATTTCAGGCGTTATTGGTGTCGCACTGGGTATTTTGTCGCTTGAACTGATTGGCGATAATCTTGAGAAATATTTCATCAAAGACCCTTCAGTGGGTTGGGGACTGATCTTCGTGGCATTCATAAGCTTAGTGTTGTCAGGCCTTATCGCAGGTTTCGTACCCGCGTATCGCGCGAGTAGGATTAAACCGATTGAAGCGCTCCGATCTGAGTAATTATAAAACAGCAAAGAGATGAACATCATTTTCAAAATAGATACGTGGCAGGAAATTTATCATTCCCTCCGGAATAATAAGCTCCGCACCTTCCTCACCATGATCGGTGTGGGCTGGGGCATGTTTTTATTTGTAGTGCTGCTGGGTGCTGCAAAAGGCATGGAGAATGGTTTCGATAAAATCTTTGCGGGCTTCGCCACCAATTCAATATTTCTTTGGGCACAGAATACCACCATTCCTTACGAGGGTTTTCCCAAAGGCCGGAAAATGGATCTCCATCTCAGCGATATTGAAATGTTACCCCGAAAAGTTGGAGAGATTGATTATATCTCACCACAGAACTCGCGCGGGAATTTTGGAAGCCCGGGCGAAAGCTTTTCGAGAAACGCTAAAAAAGCAACCTACACTTTAACCGGCGACTACCCCATCGGAAATAAAATCTCGCAGAAAAAACTGATTTTCGGGCGATACCTAAACGATGCCGACGTAACCGGCAGCAAAAATGTGATTGTAATTGGCGAAGAAATCTACAAGAACTTTTTCGATGCCAAAAAGAACGAAAATCCAATCGGGAAATCCGTAAATGTAAAGGGTATTTTCTTCTCGGTGATCGGTGTATTCCGGGCGCAGAAAGGTGGCGGACCCGAGAATGACCAGTCGGCTTTCATCCCGCTTTCAACTTTTACTAAAATGTATAACGACGGTGATAAAGTCGGGTTTTTTGCAATCGTGAGTAAACCGAATGCGGATCTTGCGAAGGTTGAAGATCAGGTAAAACTCGAACTTAAAGACAAATACAACGTTTCGCCGGATGATACAAATGCCTTCGGAAGTTTCAATCTCGGTAAGGAATTTAAAAAACTCACCGGATTTTTAACGGGAATGCAGCTCCTCACTATCGTTGTAGGATCTTTAACGATTCTTGCAGGGGTTATTGCGATCTCTAACATCCTGTTGATCACCGTGAAAGAAAGAACAAAAGAAATTGGCATCCGCCGGGCTTTAGGTGCAAAACCTGCAGAGGTCCGAAACCAGATCCTGCTCGAAAGTGTTGTAATTACGCTGATTTCGGGCTTGTTAGGATTTATTATCGGAATTTTTGTGCTGATGATTGCGGATATGCTTACAAAAGGTCAGGACGAATTTCCGTTCTACAACCCAACCGTTAATTATGGCGAAGTTTTAGCCGCGATGGCCATTATGGTTTTTCTGGGGCTTGTGATCGGGATGATCCCTGCGCAACGTGCAGTAAGGATTCGTCCAATTGAAGCGCTGCGGTCTGAGTAAGGAGTAACGCTGCTGAGCTTTTAGGGTTTTTGCAAAGAACGATGGTTAGCGACCCGACCTGAATGGAGCTCTTTTTGTGAGGCGGAAGCCGAACATAAAAGCGGGAATGGAGGGCGGATAATGTCGCCCAAAAAATAAAAAAAAGAAAAAATTAAACTATTGATATGAAAAAGAAATTCACTTTAAAGAAAGGAATTTACATCTTTTTGGGACTGATTTTCGCCGTTGCGCTGATTTCCGGAATAAGCTACCTGATTACTTCGAACACCAAGGAAAGCGAAACCTTCCTCACCCGAAAACCTATGGTTCAGAATATGGACGATAAAGTGATGGCAACCGGAGATATTGTTCCGCGCGAAGAAATTGAGATCAAACCGAACATGTCGGGAATTATTGATAAAATCCTTGTAGATGAAGGCGATCAGGTTACAGCCGGACAACTTATTGCAACTTTAAGAATCGTTCCGAGTGTTCAGAATGTAAATGCCGCGCAGCAGGAAATAAATAATGCTAACCTGCAGATCAGCAATGCGAGAATGACCGTGAACAACCAACAGCAGCAGTTCGCAATGCAACAGAAACTGTACACCCAGGGCGTAATCTCTAAGCAGGAGTATATCACGGCGCAACAACAGCTTGTAAACACGCAGCAGCAGCTCAGAAACGCACAGCAGCAGCTACAAACCGCACAGAAAAACCTTCAGATCGCAAGAACCGGAGCAACACCGGAGCTGGCAGGGCTTGCAACTACGCAGATCCGCTCAAAAGCCAACGGAACGGTGCTTGAAGTGCCGGTGAAAGTCGGCAGCCAGGTGATTGAGGCTAACTCTTTCAATGCCGGAACTACCATCGCGTCTATTGCAGACCTTAACTCCCTGATCTTCCAGGGAACCATCGATGAGGCGCAGGCCGGCAAACTTAAAGAAGGAATGGAAATGAACGTGGTAATCGGTGCGTTGCAGAACAAAACTTTTCCGGGACGCGTAACGATGATAGCGCCCAAAGGCAAGGACGAAAATGGTACCATTAAGTTCCCCATTGAAGGCGACGTCTTCAACAAAACCAACGAATACATCCGCGCCGGGTTTTCGGCTAACGGTGAAATTATCCTGAGTTCGCAGAAAAACGCGCTTCTTCTGGATGAATCTTTAATTCAGTACGAAAAAATAAACGGCAAAGACAATCCGTTTGTTGAAGTGAAACAACCGGACGGCAAATTCAAGAAAGTGAATGTAAAACTTGGAGCCAGTGACGGTATCAACGTTCAGATCCTATCCGGAATTACGAAAGATGCCGAAGTGAAAGTCTGGAATCCGTCGGATAAAGACAAGGAAGCACTCAAAGAAAAGAAAGACAAATAAGATATACATCCCGGATCAAACATCCGGGATTTTTTTATTTGCGACGTCTGATCAGCAACGTGATATTCAGGAATAAAAGGAGCAAATCCAGCGTCATCCAAATGGCCGTTTTCATGTTTCCAAACTTTAGACTTTCGATCTGCGTGGCGGCAGTTTCCGAAAGTTTTTGGCTTTGGTTGATGTAATTCTGGATTTCGATGATCTGGTCCTCATTTTTGTTTGGCACCGCATGCTGAGAAAAATAAACCATGTTCTTATTGCCCATAAATCCTGCAATCCAGAATTCATCAGAATCAGTCATATCCAGATATTCAATTCGGTAATAGCCGCTTCTGATGTCGCCCGGATGGCTCGTTTCGTAGGTTGGCGCTGAATCTTTCCCGGTTTGCACCTTCACAATATAAAAATCGAGCGGAAAAGGCAGTTTATTGATCAGTTGAACCGTAAGGGAATCTTTACGGAACTGCGTAAGGCTTCTTGTGACGAAATAGTAGCTGAAAATACCGGTGGCAAAAACAACAACTGCAATCCGGAATATCCTCGACCATAATCCGGGCTTTCCGCTTTCGAAAATAGTGGCCAGTAAAGCAGCCGAAAGCAGGATGAACAGAAGAATAAACAGATAAAACATGCCGTAAAGGTAATTAAAAATCTCTCTTAAAACTGCGTTGCGCCGGAAGCACAGGCGCAATCTTCAGATGATTTTCTGCTAAATATGATCATCCACGTTCCATTCCTTCTTGAACTCAGCAAGGAATTTCAGCATAAAATCGTGTCTCTCAGACGCGATTTTTTTTGCACTTTCGGTATGCATCAGGTCTTTTAGAAGCAGTAGTTTTTCGTAGAAATGATTGATCGTCGTCCCGTCGTTTTTCTTGTATTCTTCCTTACTCATATTCATTTTTGGCTGAATATCAGGATGATACATTAAATTATTTTTAAATCCGCCAAAATTGAAAGTTCTCGCGATACCAATGGCACCAATTGCGTCGAGGCGGTCAGCATCCTGAATAATTTTAAGTTCTATCGGAAGTTCAGCAGGCGCCTCATTTCTGTTTTTGAATGAAATATTTCTGATGATGAAAAGAACCTCGCTGATTACCGAGGGCGACGCACCGTGGCTCTGCAAAAATTCCTGAGAAATCCTGATCGCTAAATTTTCATGTCCATTATGAAATTTCGGGTCCGCAATATCGTGCAGCAGCGCGCCAAGTTCTACAATTTGGAGGTTACACTGCTCCACCTGCGCAAGCTTCCTTGCAAGTTTCCAGACACGTTCTGTATGGAACCAGTCGTGGCCCGCTTCAGCGCCTTCTAGCGTAGCTTTTACAAAATCGACGGTATTTTCAATTAGATCAGTAGGCATTTCGTTTATTTTTTCACTTCTACGAACTGGTATACCATGCCGCTTTTCGGATTATAAATCACCGTGCTTGCGTTTGGAAACCTTTTGATCTTATAATATTCGATGCTTTTATCGCTTTTGATGTCGCGCAGGAAACTCAGGTCAATTGTATTTGCGGGCAGAAATTTCTCAAAAAAGGTAATTTTCTCCACGATTGATGAGCCATCCACTTTTTCAAATTCTTTTTTCGATTGGGTTTCGTCCGTAGTTGGCTGTTCCACAAGGGTTTTTAAAAGTAAATCGCGCTGTGTTGTTTTATATTTAAACACATAAAACGGAGTTCCGTTCGGAAACGCAACCTTTTTTCCGGTTTCATTTTCCAGTGCTAGATTATTGCTGTTGGGGAAAACTTCATTGAAAGTCACCGTTTCAGCGTTCACGAGTTTCGTAAGCTGTTCGTTTACAGTTTCCTGAACGATTTCATTGGTTTTCTGCTGAGCTTTTTCCTTGGCAGATGTTACGGTCTGCGTTACGGTTTCTTCGATTTTAGAACACGAGAGCGCCACAGTGCTTAGAAGCGAGGCAAGTAGTATATTTTTCATTTAGTTTAAGATGTAGACTGAAGTCTTTACGTTAAAATTTTATTTAAAGCTTATAGATCAAGTGTTTAGTTTATTGCAGATGATTGATAGTTTTAATTTACTATCAATTCTCGCGGTATGAACTTACCAGTTTATCGAGATTTAAACTTCTGGCAGATGCGTCGAAGATTTCTCGGTAAACGCCATGCATTGCGATCAGTTCGTCGTGCGTACCACTTTCGGCTACTTCACCTTTTCTCATGACGTAAATATGGTCAGCGTCAAGGATTTGTGAAAGCGAATGCGAAATGATGACGACCGTACGGCCTTCCTTAATGGCGTCAAGTGAGTTTTTGATCTGCTCGGTTGCAATGGCATCGAGACTAGCGGTAGGTTCATCAAGAAAAATAATGGGCGGATCTTTCAGAAATAGCCTCGCGATCGCGATCCGCTGCTGTTGGCCGCCCGAAAGCTGCGTGGCGTCGTGCTGATACTTCTCAGGTAAATCCATGATCTGTTCGTGAAGGTATGCTTTTTTGGCCGCGGTTTCAATTTCTTCCAATGTCGCGTTCATGTTTCCGTAGCGGATATTATCTTCGATACTGCCCTGGAAGATGTGGTTTTTCTGTAAAACCAAACCGATGTCGTTACGCAGGGCCGTATTTTCAAAACGGTCCAGCCGGTGATCATCCAGCAGAATTTCGCCCGAATCGGGCAGATAAAA
This window of the Flavobacteriaceae bacterium 3519-10 genome carries:
- a CDS encoding Ribonucleotide reductase of class Ia (aerobic), beta subunit; amino-acid sequence: MGIFDKRIGYKPFEYPEIMQFVEAINKSFWVHSEVDFTADVQDFQSQLEPHEKNAVKNALLAIAQIEVSVKTFWGNLYNHLPKPELNGLGSTFAECEFRHSEAYSRLLEVLGYNDAFNHVVEIPAIKKRIDFLSNVLKHANSTTPKEYVSSLLLFSILIENVSLFSQFAIILSFTRFKGYMKNVSNIIAWTSVDEQIHANAGIYLINKIREEQPDLLTDSDIEDIYTLVDHSIELEAEILDWIFEMGEIDNVSKENLLNFMKYRVDDSLKKIGMQTRYNVSGDEYRPMVWFEEEVFANSMDDFFAKRPVDYTKHDKSITENDLF
- a CDS encoding ABC transporter, ATP-binding protein; translated protein: MLLIKDLHKSYDTGKSKLHVLKGINLTIDEGEFVSIMGSSGSGKSTLLNIIGILDEKDSGIYDLDGIAIEELSEIKAAEYRSRFLGFIFQSFNLIGYKNALENVALPLYYQNVSRKERNKKALEYLEKVGLAEWANHLPNELSGGQKQRVAIARALITDPKVILADEPTGALDSKTTYDIMKLLQEINREGKTIIVVTHEPDVAAQTKRNVILKDGIIESDEFIAQKVLV
- a CDS encoding putative ABC transporter, which gives rise to MFDLDRWREIFESIRSNILRTVLSGFTVALGLYIFIVLFGIGSGLKNAFTEGFTRDAANLISIFSGKTSLAYGGLQSDRQIVLKNEDFDNVVDSDPEKVESATPRYSTNMTVKYGKESGSYQISGANPNEQIIENRVLTEGRYLNNRDMSEKHNVAVIGRMVQRDLIKNGSPIGKDLAINGTFFKVVGVFSDDGGDWDERMITVPITTLQQLKKGSDTVSTIFVTYDQKLSPAQAIEYGEQLQKQLKAKNKVSPDDEQGIIVRNNAKNMGDTIQFLFIITLIVGFIGMGTLLAGIIGISNIMVYIVKERTQEIGVRKAIGAKPGSIVGLIMQESVVITVISGVIGVALGILSLELIGDNLEKYFIKDPSVGWGLIFVAFISLVLSGLIAGFVPAYRASRIKPIEALRSE
- a CDS encoding ABC transporter permease protein, which gives rise to MNIIFKIDTWQEIYHSLRNNKLRTFLTMIGVGWGMFLFVVLLGAAKGMENGFDKIFAGFATNSIFLWAQNTTIPYEGFPKGRKMDLHLSDIEMLPRKVGEIDYISPQNSRGNFGSPGESFSRNAKKATYTLTGDYPIGNKISQKKLIFGRYLNDADVTGSKNVIVIGEEIYKNFFDAKKNENPIGKSVNVKGIFFSVIGVFRAQKGGGPENDQSAFIPLSTFTKMYNDGDKVGFFAIVSKPNADLAKVEDQVKLELKDKYNVSPDDTNAFGSFNLGKEFKKLTGFLTGMQLLTIVVGSLTILAGVIAISNILLITVKERTKEIGIRRALGAKPAEVRNQILLESVVITLISGLLGFIIGIFVLMIADMLTKGQDEFPFYNPTVNYGEVLAAMAIMVFLGLVIGMIPAQRAVRIRPIEALRSE
- a CDS encoding Membrane fusion efflux protein; this translates as MKKKFTLKKGIYIFLGLIFAVALISGISYLITSNTKESETFLTRKPMVQNMDDKVMATGDIVPREEIEIKPNMSGIIDKILVDEGDQVTAGQLIATLRIVPSVQNVNAAQQEINNANLQISNARMTVNNQQQQFAMQQKLYTQGVISKQEYITAQQQLVNTQQQLRNAQQQLQTAQKNLQIARTGATPELAGLATTQIRSKANGTVLEVPVKVGSQVIEANSFNAGTTIASIADLNSLIFQGTIDEAQAGKLKEGMEMNVVIGALQNKTFPGRVTMIAPKGKDENGTIKFPIEGDVFNKTNEYIRAGFSANGEIILSSQKNALLLDESLIQYEKINGKDNPFVEVKQPDGKFKKVNVKLGASDGINVQILSGITKDAEVKVWNPSDKDKEALKEKKDK
- a CDS encoding HD domain protein, with amino-acid sequence MPTDLIENTVDFVKATLEGAEAGHDWFHTERVWKLARKLAQVEQCNLQIVELGALLHDIADPKFHNGHENLAIRISQEFLQSHGASPSVISEVLFIIRNISFKNRNEAPAELPIELKIIQDADRLDAIGAIGIARTFNFGGFKNNLMYHPDIQPKMNMSKEEYKKNDGTTINHFYEKLLLLKDLMHTESAKKIASERHDFMLKFLAEFKKEWNVDDHI